The DNA segment AGAGCAGGGAAATGACTCCCATCAATTTATACTCGATAATGAAAATTGAATCTGAAATTGCTGATCTTATTAATTCTCAGCACCCCACAGAAGTCTCATTATGTGAACAGCTTTTAAGCAGTTATCTCAATGGATTCAGCACCCTGCCGCCTATTAGTGATTCAATCGGCCTCAGGACAGTTTTATTGTTGCTTACTACTCGGGGGTTTAATTCCCTGTGGTCTTCCTTTAATCTGTTCAGAAGAGGTTATTATTCACAATCCATTATCCTGACTCGCTCTGCCCTTGAAGACTGGCTAACCGGCGAAGACAGCCGTACCAATCCCGAAACCCTGAATCTCCTGCTGGAAGGCAAGGATGAGTTCTGGAAGCGTGAATTCAAGTTCAACCAGATGGCCAAAAGACTTCCCGAACAAATAGCGGAATCATGGAAATCCATCTATGATTCCATGAGCTGCATTGCCCATCCCCGAACACCTTCGCTCACTATGCTATTCACTCCTTCCAAAGATATCCGGTTGGGTCCTTATTATGACAAATACCATTTTTTAAAATCCTACCAGGTATGGCTGGTTGCTATTTCACTTCTCCCTGAAGCCCTCTTTAGCGTAATGGAAACTGAAGCGGAAGACTGGTGGCAAACATACTCGCCATTGTATGCAACTACTTTACCAGAAATAGAAAACGTTAAGAAACAACTTGAAAACTGGAAGTCATAATCGGTAAATATATAAAAAAAGCCGCGGTTACTCCGCGGCTTTTTTGTTTTCCAGCTAAACCTTTTAACGCTTGGTGTACTGAGGAGCTTTGCGTGCCCGTTTAAGACCTGGCTTCTTGCGTTCCTTAATTCGTGGATCCCTGGTAAGTAATCCATTTTCTCTCAATTGAGCGCGAAATTTGTCATCGAATTCGGAAAGAGCCCTGGCAATACCGTGCCGTATAGCTTCACACTGCCCGGTAATTCCGCCACCATTAACTTTAACCACAACATCAAATTTGCTCATTGTTCCGGTTACTTCAAAGGGTTTCAAAATTGCCTGGCGATATTGTACCCGGTTAAAACGCTCTTCAAAAGGTGCTCCGTCCACCAGGATAGCGCCATTCCCTGTATAGAGCTTAACCTGTGCAACAGCAGTTTTCCGCCTGCCAGTACCATGTAAGTATTCTTTCTGCTTTTCTATCATATTCCTCTCCCGGTTTAAGCCTGGTCCTCACCGGCAAGCCCCACTTGTGATGCGTGGGGATGCTCTGCTCCGGCATAGACACGTAATTTGCTCATCATTTGTTTACCCAGTTTGTTTTGCGGCAACATTCCTTTAACGGCATGCTCGATAGCCTTTTCTGGCTTGGTTGCTAATACACGTTCCAAACTTTCGGCCTTAAAACCTCCCGGGTACCCCGAGTGCCGATAGTAAAACTTATCGTTCATCTTGTTGCCGGTTACTTTTATCTTTGCGGCATTGATAACTACGACATTGTCACCAACATCAAGATGCCGAGCAAATTTTACCTTGCCCTTACCCATTAGAAGACACGCGATTTCAGTTGCCAAGTCTCCAAGAATGCGCTCTTCTGCATCTAAAACATGCCACTGGCGCTCTATATCTGCCTGTTTAACCGAATATGTATTCATTCCAGACTCTCTTCCTTTAATTCCCTGGTATAGTTTACCTTGTGTAAAATCAAACCTTTCGACGGAGCAGTCGGTTGAGCCAACCCAACTGTATGTGCATTCATTATATCTTTTAAGGCCTCTGGTGTCATCTGTCCCCGGCCAATTCTAATAAGAGGTCCAACCGTGTTTCGCACCTGGTGTGGCAAAAACGCATTAGCCTCTATTTCCACCACGACCATACCGTCTTCATCAATGCGGCTGACCCCTGCTTTAATAACCCTGCGAGTGGTAGAACGAAGAGGTTCAGTCGGCGAAGCAAATGAACTGAAATCGTGCGTACCTACCAGATACCCGCATGCAGTATTCATCGCCGTTACGTCAAGTTTTCCCCTAATCTGCACAGAATATGCATCTCTCAAGGGTGCCCGACTATCACGATTGAGAATATAATACCTGTATCGACGACTAACCGCTCGGCGGCGAACATCAAAGCCCTCTCGCACCCGGTATGCCACTTTCACTGAAATGTCGCTGGGCAGATAATAATTCATACCACCAACGAAATCCCGCGTTTGCAAACAAGAACCTGTTTTAAACGAAACTACCTGTCCGTAAGCATGCACCCCGCTGTCGGTACGACTCGATCCATATACCCGGCTGAAACAGCCGGTGAGTTTTTCTAATCCCTTTTCAAGTTCACCCTGTATAGTCGGGTGGTTTCTTTGCAGCTGGAAACCAGCATAACGGGATCCATCGTATTCAACAACCAGCACTATCTGGCTTACTGTTGCCACGTCAGCCCGGGATGTTTCAGGAGAACCGGGCAGGCTATTATTGCCCGCAATATTATCCTCCGGGCTTTGTAAAAGAGCAGAACCCATTATTCAACCAGTTCTAACCTTGCCATTGGCGCCCCGTCACCGATTCTCGCTCCCAGCTTGGTGATACGGGTATAACCGCCAGGTCTTTCAGAGTAGCGTTTGGCCAGTTCATCAAAAAGTTTGTCAACAACCTTATCATCGTAAAGATAAGCCAAAGCTTTTCTTCTGGAAGCCAAGCCCCCATCCTTGCTCAGAGTGATAATACGCTCAGCTATCGGGCGTGTTTCTTTTGCCTTAGCTAAAGTGGTATCAATCTTGCCATAATCGAGCAGATCAGTGACCAGCTTTCTAAAGAGAGCGCGGCGCTGCCCCGAATTCCTGCCCAGTTTTCTTCCATCTAATTTATGTCTCATGAATCAATCACCTTACCAAGTAATAACTATTATGATAATTCGTCGGGCTCTTCATCCAGAGCCTCATCTGCTTCATCAACTTTGGAATTTTCCTCCGTTGCTCTGGTACCTGCTTCAGTATTTCCAGGTTTGATTCTCAAGCCGCTGCCGCCGCCTAAAACCATACCCATTTCCTTGAGCTTATCCTCAACTTCTTTGCGAGATTTGGAACCAAAATTCCTGAGAGAGGCAACTTCTTCCTCGTTCATGGTGACCAGTTCTCCCACAGTATTGATATCGCCACGCTTAAGACAATTCAGCGCTCGAACTGAGAAATTGAGCTGCTCGATTGGCATGTTATAAATGTCTTCAGGAATAGTTGCCCTGAATACTTTCTTCTTTTGCTCAGCGTTAGAGACTGCACCATATTCAACGAAAGCTTCGAGCTGCTCTTTAAGAATATCGGCAGCCATGCTGACGGCTGTAGCGGGAGTAATAGTACCATCAGTCCATACCTCAAGGCGTAACCGTTCCTGGCTGGTTTCTCGCCCGATATGCATTGGTTCAGTGGTAAAGTTCGCTTTCCGCACCGGGCTAAAAATAGCGTCGACAGGTATGGTGCCAACCGGCATATCGTCTTTAGTGGTGCCCGCTTGATATCCAATGCCCATCTCCACCGTAAGTTCGACATAGAGTTTGCCATCAGGTGAATCGATAGTTGCCAGGTACAAATCAGGATTAACAACCTCGAAATCCATGTTGGGCTCGATATCCGAAGCATACACTTTACCTTCACCCTGCTTAGACAAAACGAGTTTCCCGGGCTGACCGGAAAGAGGCCTCAAGCGTAACTCTTTTACATTCATGAGAAAGGCAAGTACATCTTCCTTGATAAAAGGAATAGGAGAAAACTCATGATGAATACCATCAATCCATACTTGCGTTACAGCCGCTCCCGGCAAATAGCGCAGCATAATACGCCGCAGAGAATTGCCCATAGTAACGCCAAAACCTGTTTCCAGCGGCTCGGCAACAAAGTGGCCGTAATTGACCTCTTCTTCAATACATTCTATTTTAGGAACAACCAAGCTATACAACCACAAACCTCCTTAAACCGGCTATCGGGAGTAGTATTCAACCACAGCCGCTGTATCAAACCGAATTCCGACATCTTCTGGAGTCGGGGGCGTTACCACCTGCCCCTCCATCTTAGTTTTATCAACACTAAGCCATTGGGGCGTAGTTTTGCTTCCTATATTCTCAACCAGCTGTTTATAATATTCTGTTTTACGACTTCCTTCACGCCAGCCAATCACGTCCCCTTCCTGTACCATGCATGAAGGTATATTGGTCTTTCTACCATTAAGCGTTATATGACCGTGACGAACAATCTGCCTCGCCTGAGACAGTGAATCAGCAAAACCCAGACGAAAGACTGCATTATCAAGACGCCTTTCAAGTAATGTAATCAGGTTATCACCAGTCACGCCGGGTTGTCGGTTAGCTTCGGCAAAGAAGCGTCGAAGCTGTCTTTCCATTAAACCATAGCTAAAACGTACCTTTTGTTTTTCCCGCAACTGCACCCCGTGATCGGAAATACGCCGTCGACGGGCTGTCTGTGGACCGGGAGCCTTAGGTTTTTTATCAAATACGCATCGCGTGAGGCACTTATCGCCTTTCAGCATCAGTTTTTCGCCGCTACGCCGGCATAAACGACAGCGAGCTTCAGTATACCTGGCCATTAGACTCTCCTCCTTTTACGAGCACGGCAACCGTTATGAGGGATTGGAGTTATATCCCTTATACTGGCAACATTAAGACCTGTGCTCTGCAGAGAACGTATTGCCGCTTCGCGCCCACTCCCCGGTCCTTTAACATAAACATGTATTTCCTTCAAGCCATGCTCAATGCCTTTTTTGGCGGCATTGGCAGCTGCTAGCTGGGCTGCATAAGGAGTACTTTTACGCGATCCTTTAAAACCAGCCATGCCAGCTGAGGCTGAAGCGATTACATTACCCTGAGGGTCGGTAAGAGTAATAATTGTATTATTGAAAGTTGCCTGAATATAAGCCCGACCCAAGGGTATATTCTTACGCTCTTTCTTCCTGATGCGAGTACGTTTTTTGACCATTTTCTCTCCTAGTTAACCTTTACTACTTCTTGGCCATGCCACGGCGCTGCCCTCTACCGGCAACTGTCTTGCGTTCACCGCGCCTGGTACGAGCATTTGTACGAGTTCTCTGACCTCGGGCAGGCAGGTTGCGCCGGTGGCGCATTCCCCGATAACTGCCAATATCCATTAACCTTTTGATATTTAGGGTGTTCTCCTTGCGTAAATCACCCTCAACCTTCATACCTTTAGCTATCACTTCCCTTAGGCGGTTGATTTCGTCCTCGGTAAGACTGCTAACTTCCTTGGCGCGCTCGATACCGACTTCATCCAGGATTTTCAAGCTTGTAGTGCGCCCAATACCATAGATATATTGCAGTGCTACCCAGACCTGCTTCGTTTTAGGGATATCAACTCCGGCAATACGTGCCATTAAAGCCTCCTCTTAACTAACCCTGACGTTGTTTGTGCTTGGGATTGGTGCATATCACCCTGACCACCCCATGGCGTCTTATTATTTTGCATTTATCGCATACCTTTTTTACAGATGCCTTTACCTTCATTACGCTCTTTCCATCATTTTATTTTAAACGATAGGTAATTCTACCACGAGTAAGGTCATATGGGGAAAGTTCCACCAGGACCTTATCACCGGGCAGTATCCGGATATAATGCACCCGGAGCTTACCTGATATATGAGCCAGTACCACATGCCCATTTGCCAATTCAACCCGAAAGGTTGCATTGGCCAGGGCTTCCTGTACCGTACCTTCAACTTCAATCGCCTCTTTTTTTGCCATATCTTTTAAACCGCTGTAAGTATCTCAGCTCCTCCATCATTTATAGCAATAGTATGCTCAAAATGAGCGGCCATACTGCCATCAGCAGTATAAACTACCCAGCGGTCATTACCAACCCTGGTAAGCCAAGTGCCAGTTGTGACCATAGGCTCAATAGCAAGTGTCATACCTTTTTTCAACTGCAATCCTGTTCCAATTTTACCGAAATTCGGAATTTGCGGATCTTCGTGCATATTCCTTCCTATCCCATGGCCAGTATATTCACGTATCACCGCGTAACCACGACTCTCAACGTATTCCTGAATGGCAGCCGAAATATCTCCTATCCGCTTGCCTGCATGGGCAACATCGATACCAGCTTGTAAAGCGTTTCGAGTCACATCAATAAGATCGATCGCGCCGGGATCAATTTTCCCAGCCCCAACGGTAATGGCCGTATCCCCCTGAAATCCTTCAATCTCGAGTCCGAAGTCCAGGGAAACGATGTCACCTTCTCGGATTACTCTTTCGCCAGGTATACCATGTACTATTTCATTGTTAATAGAAACACACAATGAAGCCGGAAAACCCTGGTAACCTTTGAAGGTGGGTTTTCCTCCCATTATCTTTGCTTCTTCGTTTGCTATATCATCAAGTTCACGGGTTTTTATCCCCGGCTTAACACTTTTAGCCAGCTTCTCCAGCACTATAGCAGTAGCTTTACCGGCACGGCGCATGAGTTCCAGTTCGCGCTTTGACTTTATAATAACTGCCAACTGATCACTCCAGCGCTCGTATTATGCGCTTTGTAATTGTTTTAATCCCGCCCTGGCCTTCAATTTCAACCAGCTTATTCTGATTACGGTAGTAATCAATCAGCGGAGCTGTCTCTTTAAAATAGACCTCCAGCCTCCGATTTACAGTTTCCGGTTTATCATCGGTGCGCTGGTAAAGTTCACCGCTACAAGCTGGGCATCCTTCCTTATAAGGATTTTCGGTGTCACAGGATGAGTATGGCGACTGACATTCACGGCAAAGCCATCTGCTGGACAAGCGTTTAACGAGTTCGGGTTGTGCTACTTGAATATCTACTACTCGATCAATAGCCTTATTTTGTTTTTCAAGTGCTTCATCCAGTGCTAATGCCTGGTTATAGTTACGGGGAAAACCATCGAGAATTACCCCTTTTCCTTCGCCAATGTTAATCAAACGTTCCAGTATCACACGGATGGTTATTTCATCCGGTACGAGCTCCCCGCGTTCCATATAGCTCTGGACTTCGGCCCCCAGCTCACTTTGCTGCTTCACAGCCTGCCGAAACAAATCACCAGGAGCAAGATGCTCGAGTTCAAGTTCGCTGGCTACACGTTCGGCTTGGGTTCCTTTGCCTGCCCCTGGGGGGCCCATAAAAATAATATACATCACTAAACCGAATAGAACCCTATTTAATAAAGCCTTCATAACGGCGCATTGCCAGCTGGGCTTCAAGTTGTTTCATAGTATCCAAAACAACACCCACAACAATGAGCATGCCGAAACTCGAAAGCTGAAGAGTCTGCACATTAGTAACGGTTTGCGCAATCACCGGAATTATAGCTATGAAAGCCAGGAACAATGCTCCCGCCCAGGTGATGCGGTTAATTACGCCATTCAAATATTTTTCCGTCTGTTTACCTGGCCTCACACCAGGTATGAAGCCGCCCTGCCTCTGTAGAGTGCCTGGAAGATCTTGCTGCTGAAAGATAACCATGGTATAGAAGAAAGCAAAGAATACCACCAGCAGAAAGTTGAGCCCCCAATAAATTAAACCAAGCGGCATTTCAGCATTGGAACTGAAAATATTAACAATATGATTGGCAAAATTGGCCTCTTCCCCGGTCGGATTGGCAAAATAGCTTGCCACAATACTGGGAAACATTACAAACGCCATGGCAAATATCAGTGGAATCATCCCGGCCGTATTGACCCGCAAAGGTATATAGGTAGAACCTGACTGGCGGTACATTCTGCCGCCCTTGATTACACTTTTTGCATATTGAACTGGTATACGTCTATGAGCTTCGGTAAAAAGTACAATTAGCGCCGTTGTAGCAATAACAATAACAATGAATGCAACCAGGCCTAAAACCTGCCCTTGCTCACCAGCCAGTATACCTTCGCCAACCATACTCGGAATGCCAGATATAATACCGGCGAATATTATAATTGATATGCCATTACCGATGCCATATTGGGTAATTTGTTCCCCTAACCAAACCAAAAACAGAGTACCAGCAATCATGGCGACAATAATAGCGGCTGTTGTGATTCCATCGGTTGATGCCACAGCACCATTAGCCTGCAGTAATGCCAGCTGTCCATAACTAGCAAATGCCGCCAGCGGAACCGTTAGCAAATGAGTATATAAATTTATTTTATTGCGCCCGGCTTCACCCTCCTGGGACAGTGCCTGCAGTTTAGGGATAACTGGCGTCATTAGCTGCATCACGATGGTAGATGTAATATAGGGATACACTCCCATAGCGGCTACGCTGAAATTTCTCATAGCTCCACCGCTGAAGAGGTCAAACATACCTAAAAGAGCGTTCGAGTGGAAGAATTCGGCAAGGATTGCCGCATTCACTCCGGGAACAGGAATATGTGCTATCAGGCGGAAAACAATAATCGCTCCGAATACGACCAGCAACCTGCGCCGTAAATCAGGCAGGCTGAAAGCATCGATCATAGCCTGGAGTAATCTAGGCCTGGATTGCACCTGAGCCAAAAGGGACCTCCTCAATCCGGCCGCCAGCAGCTTCAATTTTAGCTCTTGCGGCATCGGAAAACTTATTAGCGCTTACAACAAGCGGTCTATCCAAATCACCATTGGCTAGTACCTTGACCGGTTTTGCCAACGTTTTTATAAGACCTGCTTTTAACAATTTTTCAATACTAACTTCAGTATCGGGTTCGAATATAATCAATTCTTCGATATTTACCAGACTAAACTGCGTTTTAAAAATATTGGTAAATCCACGCTTGCGCGGTAACCGTTTAATGATTGGCAGCTGACCACCTTCAAAACCCGGTCTTATGTTATATCCCGCGCGTGCTTTTTGACCTTTTAAACCACGGCATGAATAAGTGCCATGGCCACTTGCATTTCCGCGCCCGACCCTTTTTCTATCTTTCTTTGAACCGGGAGCCGGTGCTAGTTCATTCAAATTCACTGGCTCGCCTCCTCTATTGTTACTAAATGTCTTACTTTCACTATCATCCCACGTAAAGACTGGGAGTCTTCTTTCACCACACTCTGGTTGATCTTGTTCAAACCAAGAGATTTTAACGTTAAACGCTGGTCTTCGGGATAACCGATAGGACTATGCGTGCATGTTATGCGTAATTTAGCCATTAACAGCCGCCTCCGGTTCTAATTCAATCCCTTTCCGGCGGGCTATTTCAGCTTTCGGATCACGTAGCTGACCAAGAGCGTAAATAGTTGCTTTAGCTACGTTGATAGGGTTGGAGCTACCAAGCGACTTACTGAGAACATCTTTAACACCAGCGGCCTCAACCACCGCCCTGACAGCACCCCCGGCTATGATTCCCGTACCAGGTGTAGCGGGCTTTAAAAACACAACACTTGCTCCAAGTTTTACTGTAGCCTCACTCGGAATTGTGTTGCCCTTTAATGGCACTTTCACAATATTTTTACGAGCGTAAGCGCCAGCCTTGGCAATAGCCGAAGGCACTTCGTTGGATTTTGCAAGCCCAATTCCTACATGGCCGGCGCCATCACCAACCACTACCAGTGCATTGAAACGCATGCGCTTCCCACCCTTGACCACCTTGGAAACCCGGTTAAGGGCAATAAGCTTTTCATTAAGCACCAGCTCATCGGGATTGATTTTGGCTGTTCGCACTTCTTTTTTACTCACTCCGCACTCCCTTAGAACTTAAGTCCTGCTTTACGGGCGGCTTCCGCTAAAGATTTGACCCGGCCGTGATACTTGTAACCACCACGGTCGAAAACGACCTGCGTGATTCCTTTCTCACGAGCTTTTTGGGCAATCAGTTCGCCAACCATTTCAGCATGAGAACTCTTATTTTTATTTTCCAGATTGTCTTTTATTGTTATATCCAATGTTGAAGCAGCCGCCAAGGTATGTCCACAAGAATCGTCGATTACCTGCACATATATATGGTTCAGGCTGCGAAATACTGCCAGTCTTGGCCTTTCACTATCGCCCCTGACTTTGCTGCGCACACGTGCATGCCTTATCAATCTGGCAGCGCGAGAATTAACCTTGGCCATTATTTTTTACCCCCTACTGCCTTACCAGCCTTGCCAGGTTTAATGCGGATCTTTTCACCAGCGTAACGCACACCTTTCCCTTTATAAGCGTCTGGCAGACGAGACTTCTTGATTTCTGCAGCAATCTTGCCAACCTTTTCCTTATCAATACCGATAACTTTTATTTTATTCGGATTTTCCAGTTCAAACATAATCCCGGGCTCAGGATCAAAATCACATGTGTGCGAAAATCCCAGTTTTAAAACCAGCTTCTCGCCCACCTTCTCAGCCCGGTATCCTACGCCAACAATCTCAAGGCTCTTTTCAAATCCCTTGGAAACACCTTCTACCATGTTAGCAATCAACGCACGGGTTAAACCATGCTGGGCACGGTGTTCACGCGCATCGCTAGGTCGGTTTATTCTAAGTATCCCGTCCTCAAGCTTGATTTCCATCGCAGGGTTAATCTTGCGGGACAGCTCTCCCTTAGGACCCTTGACCTTAATATCGTGTTCTTTAATTTCTACCGACACCCCCTGGGGCACGGTTATTGGCATTCTTCCAATTCTAGACATTCTTAGACCTCAATATTTCTACCAGATAAACCCTAGTATTTCGCCGCCAACCCCCTTGCGATAAGCCTCACCACCAGTCATCACTCCCTTTGAAGTGGAAATGACTGCGATTCCGGCGCCGCCGTAAACCCGGGGGATTTGAGTCGACGGAACATAAACTCTAAGCCCTGGTTTGCTAACCCTTTTTAAGCCATTAATAAATGGGCGTCTTACATCATCATATTTCAGGTTTATTTTAACCTGTTTTTTAGTTTTCTCGCCTTCAACCTCATAGTCAGCTATAAACCCTTCTTCTTTAAGAATTTTGGCAATGGCTATTTTCGTTTTGGAAGCCGGTATTGCCACGGTTTCATGCTGTACCATAACCGCATTACGTATGCGGGTCAACATATCACTTATTGGATCAGATACTGTCATGCTTTTTTCTCCCTGCTACCAGCTTGCTTTCTTTACACCAGGAATCAATCCCCTGGATGCCATTTCCCTAAAACATATTCTACAAAGGCCAAAATCCCTTATATAAGCCCTGGGTCGACCGCATTTCATGCAGCGGGAATACCCGCGGGATTTAAATTTAGGAAGCCTGTTAGCCTTAATTACCATTGATTTCTTAGCCATAATAACTCCTTAATTCCTGGTGAAGGGCATACCCAAGAGTTCCAGAAGCCGCCTGGCTTCCCGGTCTGTGCGAGCTGTAGTAACAACTGTTACCTCAAGCCCTCTCAACTTATCAACTTTATCGAATTCTATCTCGGGGAACATTATTTGCTCTTTAAAACCAAGAGTGTAATTACCCTGGCCGTCAAACGCGTCGGCACTTACTCCCTGGAAATCACGGATCCTGGGTAATACCAC comes from the Dehalococcoidales bacterium genome and includes:
- the rplO gene encoding 50S ribosomal protein L15, whose protein sequence is MNLNELAPAPGSKKDRKRVGRGNASGHGTYSCRGLKGQKARAGYNIRPGFEGGQLPIIKRLPRKRGFTNIFKTQFSLVNIEELIIFEPDTEVSIEKLLKAGLIKTLAKPVKVLANGDLDRPLVVSANKFSDAARAKIEAAGGRIEEVPFGSGAIQA
- the map gene encoding type I methionyl aminopeptidase, producing the protein MAVIIKSKRELELMRRAGKATAIVLEKLAKSVKPGIKTRELDDIANEEAKIMGGKPTFKGYQGFPASLCVSINNEIVHGIPGERVIREGDIVSLDFGLEIEGFQGDTAITVGAGKIDPGAIDLIDVTRNALQAGIDVAHAGKRIGDISAAIQEYVESRGYAVIREYTGHGIGRNMHEDPQIPNFGKIGTGLQLKKGMTLAIEPMVTTGTWLTRVGNDRWVVYTADGSMAAHFEHTIAINDGGAEILTAV
- a CDS encoding DNA-directed RNA polymerase subunit alpha produces the protein MYSLVVPKIECIEEEVNYGHFVAEPLETGFGVTMGNSLRRIMLRYLPGAAVTQVWIDGIHHEFSPIPFIKEDVLAFLMNVKELRLRPLSGQPGKLVLSKQGEGKVYASDIEPNMDFEVVNPDLYLATIDSPDGKLYVELTVEMGIGYQAGTTKDDMPVGTIPVDAIFSPVRKANFTTEPMHIGRETSQERLRLEVWTDGTITPATAVSMAADILKEQLEAFVEYGAVSNAEQKKKVFRATIPEDIYNMPIEQLNFSVRALNCLKRGDINTVGELVTMNEEEVASLRNFGSKSRKEVEDKLKEMGMVLGGGSGLRIKPGNTEAGTRATEENSKVDEADEALDEEPDELS
- the rpmJ gene encoding 50S ribosomal protein L36, with product MKVKASVKKVCDKCKIIRRHGVVRVICTNPKHKQRQG
- the rpsD gene encoding 30S ribosomal protein S4, whose protein sequence is MARYTEARCRLCRRSGEKLMLKGDKCLTRCVFDKKPKAPGPQTARRRRISDHGVQLREKQKVRFSYGLMERQLRRFFAEANRQPGVTGDNLITLLERRLDNAVFRLGFADSLSQARQIVRHGHITLNGRKTNIPSCMVQEGDVIGWREGSRKTEYYKQLVENIGSKTTPQWLSVDKTKMEGQVVTPPTPEDVGIRFDTAAVVEYYSR
- the rpsK gene encoding 30S ribosomal protein S11 yields the protein MVKKRTRIRKKERKNIPLGRAYIQATFNNTIITLTDPQGNVIASASAGMAGFKGSRKSTPYAAQLAAANAAKKGIEHGLKEIHVYVKGPGSGREAAIRSLQSTGLNVASIRDITPIPHNGCRARKRRRV
- the rplF gene encoding 50S ribosomal protein L6; protein product: MSRIGRMPITVPQGVSVEIKEHDIKVKGPKGELSRKINPAMEIKLEDGILRINRPSDAREHRAQHGLTRALIANMVEGVSKGFEKSLEIVGVGYRAEKVGEKLVLKLGFSHTCDFDPEPGIMFELENPNKIKVIGIDKEKVGKIAAEIKKSRLPDAYKGKGVRYAGEKIRIKPGKAGKAVGGKK
- the rpmD gene encoding 50S ribosomal protein L30; this encodes MAKLRITCTHSPIGYPEDQRLTLKSLGLNKINQSVVKEDSQSLRGMIVKVRHLVTIEEASQ
- the rplR gene encoding 50S ribosomal protein L18; protein product: MAKVNSRAARLIRHARVRSKVRGDSERPRLAVFRSLNHIYVQVIDDSCGHTLAAASTLDITIKDNLENKNKSSHAEMVGELIAQKAREKGITQVVFDRGGYKYHGRVKSLAEAARKAGLKF
- the rpsE gene encoding 30S ribosomal protein S5 gives rise to the protein MRTAKINPDELVLNEKLIALNRVSKVVKGGKRMRFNALVVVGDGAGHVGIGLAKSNEVPSAIAKAGAYARKNIVKVPLKGNTIPSEATVKLGASVVFLKPATPGTGIIAGGAVRAVVEAAGVKDVLSKSLGSSNPINVAKATIYALGQLRDPKAEIARRKGIELEPEAAVNG
- a CDS encoding adenylate kinase, with the protein product MYIIFMGPPGAGKGTQAERVASELELEHLAPGDLFRQAVKQQSELGAEVQSYMERGELVPDEITIRVILERLINIGEGKGVILDGFPRNYNQALALDEALEKQNKAIDRVVDIQVAQPELVKRLSSRWLCRECQSPYSSCDTENPYKEGCPACSGELYQRTDDKPETVNRRLEVYFKETAPLIDYYRNQNKLVEIEGQGGIKTITKRIIRALE
- the secY gene encoding preprotein translocase subunit SecY, whose product is MQSRPRLLQAMIDAFSLPDLRRRLLVVFGAIIVFRLIAHIPVPGVNAAILAEFFHSNALLGMFDLFSGGAMRNFSVAAMGVYPYITSTIVMQLMTPVIPKLQALSQEGEAGRNKINLYTHLLTVPLAAFASYGQLALLQANGAVASTDGITTAAIIVAMIAGTLFLVWLGEQITQYGIGNGISIIIFAGIISGIPSMVGEGILAGEQGQVLGLVAFIVIVIATTALIVLFTEAHRRIPVQYAKSVIKGGRMYRQSGSTYIPLRVNTAGMIPLIFAMAFVMFPSIVASYFANPTGEEANFANHIVNIFSSNAEMPLGLIYWGLNFLLVVFFAFFYTMVIFQQQDLPGTLQRQGGFIPGVRPGKQTEKYLNGVINRITWAGALFLAFIAIIPVIAQTVTNVQTLQLSSFGMLIVVGVVLDTMKQLEAQLAMRRYEGFIK
- the rpsM gene encoding 30S ribosomal protein S13; amino-acid sequence: MARIAGVDIPKTKQVWVALQYIYGIGRTTSLKILDEVGIERAKEVSSLTEDEINRLREVIAKGMKVEGDLRKENTLNIKRLMDIGSYRGMRHRRNLPARGQRTRTNARTRRGERKTVAGRGQRRGMAKK
- the rpsI gene encoding 30S ribosomal protein S9: MIEKQKEYLHGTGRRKTAVAQVKLYTGNGAILVDGAPFEERFNRVQYRQAILKPFEVTGTMSKFDVVVKVNGGGITGQCEAIRHGIARALSEFDDKFRAQLRENGLLTRDPRIKERKKPGLKRARKAPQYTKR
- the rplM gene encoding 50S ribosomal protein L13; its protein translation is MNTYSVKQADIERQWHVLDAEERILGDLATEIACLLMGKGKVKFARHLDVGDNVVVINAAKIKVTGNKMNDKFYYRHSGYPGGFKAESLERVLATKPEKAIEHAVKGMLPQNKLGKQMMSKLRVYAGAEHPHASQVGLAGEDQA
- the truA gene encoding tRNA pseudouridine(38-40) synthase TruA, producing the protein MGSALLQSPEDNIAGNNSLPGSPETSRADVATVSQIVLVVEYDGSRYAGFQLQRNHPTIQGELEKGLEKLTGCFSRVYGSSRTDSGVHAYGQVVSFKTGSCLQTRDFVGGMNYYLPSDISVKVAYRVREGFDVRRRAVSRRYRYYILNRDSRAPLRDAYSVQIRGKLDVTAMNTACGYLVGTHDFSSFASPTEPLRSTTRRVIKAGVSRIDEDGMVVVEIEANAFLPHQVRNTVGPLIRIGRGQMTPEALKDIMNAHTVGLAQPTAPSKGLILHKVNYTRELKEESLE
- the infA gene encoding translation initiation factor IF-1 gives rise to the protein MAKKEAIEVEGTVQEALANATFRVELANGHVVLAHISGKLRVHYIRILPGDKVLVELSPYDLTRGRITYRLK
- the rplQ gene encoding 50S ribosomal protein L17; this translates as MRHKLDGRKLGRNSGQRRALFRKLVTDLLDYGKIDTTLAKAKETRPIAERIITLSKDGGLASRRKALAYLYDDKVVDKLFDELAKRYSERPGGYTRITKLGARIGDGAPMARLELVE